A part of Tigriopus californicus strain San Diego chromosome 10, Tcal_SD_v2.1, whole genome shotgun sequence genomic DNA contains:
- the LOC131887746 gene encoding histone-lysine N-methyltransferase EHMT2-like isoform X1 (The sequence of the model RefSeq protein was modified relative to this genomic sequence to represent the inferred CDS: added 37 bases not found in genome assembly), whose amino-acid sequence MMGDDIFLAPEITMHEEAGEITIQGHPEELEIDDYEPELPFANGEIPAEISITKVTGTNRATLSAKPRFNVRKDMGNGGNFGGSGSINHFHQNRPPPLIRGGLPPMPRLRMGGPRSTHRPVHQNHNPLLGMLNMMGSQPLPNMRPMNMQSTRPPYPSHHMMGMPQQRNMPRLPQMQMNGNAFLPTQPLPIQQHQQQQQQQQQQQQQQKTMINVPSKAYNNVAAKFVQRGQQAQQSSHHRGAQSSSIRSHGPPPMMRAGTRPQFRPNHPPRSTNSSYTNGVNPKAVQVRTVFVPPPMDRSAHSPHTSLSMNHPNGSNVFQNLYPNSNGSGTTFSGFTRDSQIGDVEDNLAEEEELDDVEPDVNPQTNEVDDVEPDDYQQTDYRHEVTISITSVKKQPNDTREAEPGPCQSSGDPNPQIKKAPRTGPNGRSKKKKKKKKAFRGINYRFDGSSIKKRLAKKPSGSSNKSDDPNDVMVPLNNGSAPTDERDPSVLAYLGIQRKGSTESKSDSVAEPMENRPKAKKSFKPASSRNASMDDASSIDSGTGLKRRLSLSEVLSSQKRIRSDSQQSITIRPGPAGQGSPPGVVKNGINGLDLATNKDLSKDSEEPAVTSSRLRPRDQSKVLQSDVELPLQPCVCFCAKSSKELALSLHPSKSSGQTVICQAVEVVGSNRVGCKNPVKNMKYRQVLENGKKFLCCDAHIQRMKSHHCCGFCGEFCAHGLFYMCRPNKRSLPHFFHKQCYMKQEAGNRKCPHCNLGDIPITVQLKLSMTNAPLALLQTVSKMSFVKDKTKKSDLILRGSKEAVTYKMINGKIISSEGLPEGIGEEALKKILGTLEDKQNLKHATRNMFVPVKSGDNVKLVQLLSLGYSPNQQFTEADGGSPLHVAASEGHTLTAHILVQAGTELDTLDDGQNSALMIASIKGKHEVVKYLLQAGADPTLRGDDGMTCLHLATQSGHLECSHVILNQTNLPRNFMNLQDEGGWTPLVWACENKHEPVIKYLLSRGANPLITDAEGNIALHWAALAGSRHTCELLINAGCHVNATNSIGETPLHIALRQDHYECVVLFLMRKARLDIRNQSGQLPQDCMVSKDVQCTSIVNLSTTLQNMMKDCKQSNVERIVCNDLTHAKETNPIQCVNSIDDAKEPEDYVYVSKNCVTNAVPIDTNISKLQHCQCSDTCSSEDSCHCSDLSVKSWYDMEGRLKEGFDFKDPPLIFECNEMCRCNVALCHNRVLQHGITARLQVYRTYGMGWGVKAVAPIQKGSFVCEYVGELISDSEADTREDSYLFDLDNRDDETFCIDANRYGNIARFINHCCTPNLVPVKVFSNHQDLRFPHIALFASRNIAKGEELGFDYGEKFWVIKHKQFTCHCASEKCKYNRNNIQSFLKEYYKKIGEKQPICELPPQPAKAAVKAPSLEAAKDTKEEAPSLPSDQVEAPSRSSYVKNGLDDAFVQVKEELAEDSEIKDEIEGQQATTEEPAPENNKPEVTKKATENVKPEVAKKSEEKRSSSAASNTPTSSLRTRRTRKTEDHSK is encoded by the exons ATGATGGGGGACGACATATTCCTGGCCCCAGAGATCACCATGCACGAAGAGGCTGGTGAAATCACCATACAAGGTCATCCAGAAGAGCTAGAAATAGACGACTATGAACCGGAGTTGCCCTTTGCTAATGGGGAAATTCCAGCCGAGATTTCAATCACCAAAGTAACAGGAACGAACCGAGCTACATTGTCGGCTAAACCGAGGTTCAATGTGAGGAAAGACATGGGAAATGGTGGGAACTTTGGAGGAAGTGGCTCGATCAATCACTTCCATCAGAATCGGCCTCCTCCATTGATCAGGGGTGGTCTGCCCCCTATGCCAAGGCTACGAATGGGTGGGCCTAGATCTACTCATCGCCCTGTGCATCAAAATCATAATCCCCTATTAGGAATGTTGAACATGATGGGAAGTCAACCTCTTCCGAACATGCGTCCCATGAATATGCAGTCCACCAGGCCACCATACCCTTCTCATCATATGATGGGCATGCCTCAACAACGAAACATGCCCAGGCTTCctcaaatgcaaatgaatggAAACGCATTCCTTCCCACACAACCCCTTCCCATacaacagcatcaacaacaacaacaacaacaacaacagcaacaacaacaacagaagACCATGATCAATGTTCCCTCCAAGGCTTATAATAACGTAGCTGCCAAGTTCGTTCAACGAGGGCAACAGGCTCAGCAATCCAGTCATCATAGAGGGGCACAGTCTTCTTCCATTCGAAGTCATGGACCACCACCCATGATGAGAGCTGGTACGAGACCCCAATTTCGGCCAAACCACCCACCGCGTAGCACGAACTCTTCTTATACTAACGGCGTGAACCCAAAAGCTGTTCAAGTTAGAACTGTCTTTGTTCCCCCGCCCATGGACCGATCTGCACATTCTCCTCACACAAGTCTGTCCATGAACCATCCCAACGGGTCCAATGTGTTTCAAAATCTATATCCAAACTCAAATGGTTCTGGGACGACTTTCAGTGGATTCACCCGCGATTCTCAAATCGGTGATGTAGAAGATAACCTCGCGGAAGAAGAGGAGTTAGATGATGTTGAGCCGGACGTGAATCCCCAAACCAATGAAGTGGATGACGTGGAGCCAGACGACTACCAGCAGACCGATTATCGACATGAGGTCACTATCTCAATCACCAGTGTGAAAAAGCAACCAAATGACACTCGAGAAGCTGAGCCTGGTCCGTGTCAAAGCTCTGGCGATCCTAATCCTCAAATCAAGAAAGCTCCTCGTACAGGTCCGAATGGAAggagcaaaaagaagaaaaagaaaaagaaggcctTCAGGGGAATCAACTATAGGTTCGATGGATCCAGCATCAAGAAAAGATTGGCAAAGAAGCCCTCCGGAAGCTCGAACAAATCCGACGATCCCAATGATGTGATGGTTCCTCTGAACAATGGCTCGGCTCCAACTGACGAACGTGATCCATCTGTTTTGGCGTACCTCGGTATCCAGAGGAAAGGATCAACTGAATCTAAATCGGACTCGGTGGCTGAACCAATGGAGAATAGGCCTAAAGCCAAGAAGAGTTTTAAGCCAGCAAGCTCGAG GAATGCCTCCATGGATGATGCTTCCTCCATCGATTCTGGAACTGGTCTCAAACGAAGGCTGTCCCTTTCCGAGGTCCTTAGTTCTCAAAAGCGAATTCGATCCGATTCACAGCAGTCTATTACCATTCGGCCTGGTCCTGCAGGTCAAGGGTCTCCCCCTGGCGTCGTCAAAAACGGCATCAATGGTCTTGACTTGGCCACCAACAAAGACCTCTCCAAGGACAGCGAAGAACCAGCTGTG ACTTCATCAAGGCTTCGGCCAAGAGATCAATCGAAAGTGCTTCAGTCTGACGTCGAGCTCCCTTTACAGCCTTGCGTGTGTTTTTGCGCTAAATCGTCAAAGGAGCTTGCACTCTCCTTACATCCGTCCAAGTCCTCTGGTCAAACTGTGATCTGCCAAGCAGTGGAAGTTGTGGGAAGTAATCGAGTAGGGTGTAAGAACCCcgtgaaaaacatgaaatatcgACAAGTTCTCGAGAATGGCAAGAAATTCTTGTGCTGCGATGCCCACATTCAAAGGATGAAATCTCATCATTGCTGTGGATTCTGTGGAGAATTCTGTGCACAC GGCTTGTTCTACATGTGCCGTCCCAACAAGCGATCACTGCCCCATTTCTTCCACAAACAATGCTACATGAAGCAAGAGGCTGGTAACCGCAAATGCCCTCATTGTAATTTGGGGGACATCCCAATCACCGTGCAATTGAAGTTGTCTATGACCAACGCTCCATTGGCCTTGCTCCAAACCGTGTCGAAGATGTCCTTCGTCAAGGATAAGACGAAAAAGTCGGACCTGATTCTCAGAGGCAGCAAAGAAGCCGTGACCTACAAGATGATCAACGGCAAAATCATCTCTTCCGAAGGGTTGCCTGAGGGAATCGGTGAGGAGGCTTTGAAGAAGATCCTTGGCACCCTCGAGGACAAACAAAACCTCAA ACATGCCACGAGGAACATGTTCGTACCTGTAAAATCAGGGGACAACGTCAAACTTGTTCAACTCCTCTCCTTGGGATATTCTCCCAATCAGCAATTCACTGAGGCCGATGGAGGGTCCCCTCTGCACGTGGCTGCCAGCGAAGGTCACACTCTAACAGCACACATCCTCGTTCAAGCGGGCACGGAACTAGACACGCTCGATGACGGACAGAACTCTGCTCTGATGATAGCCAGTATTAAAGGCAAGCACGAAGTGGTGAAATACCTTCTTCAAGCCGGTGCAGATCCCACTCTCCGGGGTGATGACGGGATGACCTGTCTGCATTTAGCCACCCAAAGTGGCCACCTAGAATGCTCCCATGTGATACTCAACCAAACCAATTTGCCTCGCAATTTCATGAATCTCCAAGATGAAGGGGGATGGACTCCGCTTGTTTGGGCTTGCGAAAACAAGCACGAACCTGTCATCAA GTATCTGCTCTCAAGAGGGGCCAACCCTTTGATCACGGATGCTGAAGGGAACATAGCGCTACATTGGGCCGCATTGGCGGGATCCAGACATACTTGCGAATTATTGATCAACGCCGGTTGTCATGTAAACGCCACCAATAGCATTGGCGAAACCCCTCTTCACATTGCTTTACGACAAGACCATTACGAGTGCGTTGTCCTGTTCCTAATGCGGAAAGCCCGATTAGATATTCGCAACCAGAGCGGCCAATTACCACAAGATTGCATGGTCTCTAAAGATGTCCAATGCACTTCCATCGTCAATCTGAGCACCACCCTTCAAAACATGATGAAGGATTGCAAGCAGTCTAATGTGGAACGGATCGTTTGTAATGACCTGACTCACGCCAAAGAAACCAATCCCATCCAATGTGTGAATAGCATAGACGACGCCAAGGAGCCCGAGGATTACGTGTATGTGAGCAAAAATTGTGTCACAAACGCTGTTCCCATTGATACCAACATATCTAAGCTACAA CATTGTCAATGCTCGGACACGTGTTCATCTGAGGACTCTTGTCATTGCTCGGACCTAAGCGTCAAATCTTGGTACGACATGGAAGGTCGCCTCAAGGAGGGATTCGATTTCAAGGATCCCCCACTAATCTTCGAATGCAACGAAATGTGTCGTTGTAACGTGGCTCTCTGTCACAATCGGGTCCTCCAACACGGAATCACGGCCCGTTTACAAGTGTATCGAACCTACGGAATGGGTTGGGGCGTGAAAGCCGTGGCTCCAATTCAAAAGGGTTCCTTCGTTTGTGAATATGTCGGAGAACTGATCTCAGATTCTGAAGCAGACACGAGGGAAGATTCTTACCTCTTTGATCTCGATAATAGG GATGACGAAACATTTTGTATTGATGCCAATCGCTATGGGAACATTGCTCGATTCATTAATCATTGTTGCACACCCAATCTGGTTCCGGTGAAAGTATTTTCCAACCACCAAGACCTGCGGTTCCCTCATATAGCCCTTTTTGCATCTCGCAACATTGCCAAAGGCGAAGAGTTAGG GTTCGATTACGGTGAAAAATTTTGGGTTATCAAGCATAAGCAGTTCACATGTCATTGTGCCAGTGAAAAGTGCAAGTACAATCGCAACAACATCCAGAGCTTTCTGAAAGAGTATTACAAAAAAATTGGTGAGAAGCAACCAATTTGTGAGCTACCTCCTCAACCCGCCAAGGCCGCCGTCAAGGCTCCTTCTTTAGAAGCAGCCAAAGACACCAAGGAGGAGGCTCCCTCATTACCTTCAGACCAAGTTGAGGCTCCGAGTCGATCATCTTACGTCAAAAACGGACTCGACGATGCCTTTGTCCAAGTGAAGGAAgaattggccgaggatagtGAAATAAAAGACGAAATAGAAGGCCAACAAGCAACAACAGAGGAGCCAGCTCCTGAAAATAACAAGCCTGAGGTGACAAAGAAAGCTACCGAAAATGTCAAACCTGAAGTTGCAAAAAAGTCCGAGGAGAAAAGATCGAGTTCTGCCGCTTCTAATACGCCAACGTCTTCTTTGAGAAC
- the LOC131887747 gene encoding procathepsin L-like, with product MIVKNLFLLTCLFNIAWARLSRKHLLELAYHHNLAYINGAKSYAIEINEAVLHPRPNGLIAERPEHLLGLSRGSVFITPAHVELPPKVDWRDHGAVTPVKNQAACGSCWAFGATGSLEGQIFRKTGKLVSLSEQQLVDCTKSPKYHNMGCDGGLPNAAYRYIRDVGGIESEELYPYKGLNGKCVFNKTEIVAEDNGYVSIPSGDEDSLKAAVATIGPIVVGIDAKHNEFMMYASGIYDNEACENGRKALNHAVLVVGYGTDSATQKDFWLVKNSWGTNWGMDGYIKMVRNRENQCGIATYALFPSV from the exons ATGATTGTGAAGAACCTTTTCTTGCTGACATGCCTTTTCAACATTGCCTGGGCTAGGCTGTCTCGCAAACATCTTTTGGAATTGGCCTACCACCATAACCTCGCTTACATCAATGGAGCCAAGAGTTACGCCATTGAAATTAACGAAGCCGTCTTGCATCCAAGACCCAATGGTCTAATAGCGGAGAGGCCTGAGCATCTACTGGGCCTAAGCCGTGGATCTGTCTTCATCACTCCTGCTCACGTAGAGTTACCTCCTAAGGTGGATTGGCGGGATCATGGGGCTGTCACGCCTGTGAAGAATCAGGCTGCTTGTGGAAGCTGTTGGGCGTTTGGAGCT aCTGGGTCCTTGGAAGGCCAAATCTTTCGTAAAACTGGCAAACTCGTTTCGTTGTCCGAGCAACAGTTAGTGGATTGTACTAAAAGCCCCAAGTACCACAATATGGGTTGTGATGGAGGGCTTCCAAACGCCGCTTACCGTTACATTCGTGATGTGGGTGGGATTGAGTCTGAAGAATTGTACCCCTACAAGGGGTTGAATGGAAAGTGCGTGTTcaacaaaactgaaatagTTGCCGAAGACAACGGGTACGTGTCCATTCCGTCGGGGGATGAAGACTCCTTGAAAGCCGCCGTGGCAACGATTGGACCCATTGTCGTTGGCATTGATGCCAAACATAACGAATTCATGATGTATGCGTCTGGGATTTACGATAACGAAGCTTGCGAAAATGGTCGGAAAGCTCTGAACCACGCCGTTTTGGTGGTGGGTTACGGAACCGACTCTGCTACACAGAAGGATTTCTGGTTGGTCAAGAATAGTTGGGGTACCAATTGGGGCATGGACGGCTACATCAAAATGGTCAGGAACCGAGAAAACCAATGTGGAATTGCCACCTACGCCCTGTTTCCCTCGGTGTAA
- the LOC131889118 gene encoding SAYSvFN domain-containing protein 1-like, translated as MTLPTTLRKFTSKGFDFKLKMESRLAEYRARKRKLENEERRKELVWSVVTFASLRQKLINFLRPQPPRTSTKANPPNSIGSSTSSSTNCTLEQEALIPEADLDPWTQIDFAILGVGFLLWIVLFYASIKAEIGAVYILTSGFALIWLNLGTRRSDQASAYSVFNPNCESIDGTLTAEQFEREIRHRNVSSR; from the exons ATGACATTACCAACCACACTGAGAAAGTTTACGTCGAAAGGATTTGACTTCAAAttaaaaatggaatcaagaTTGGCCGAATATCGggcaagaaaaaggaaattagaaaatgaagAACGTCGCAAAGAACTTGTTTGGTCTGTTGTCACATTTGCTTCACTCCGACAGAAATTGATCAACTTCCTAAGACCTCAACCACCCCGAACATCAACCAAAGCAAATCCTCCCAACTCAATCGGATCGTCCACATCCTCGTCA ACGAATTGTACCTTGGAGCAGGAAGCACTCATTCCCGAAGCCGACTTGGACCCGTGGACTCAAATAGATTTTGCCATCTTGGGCGTTGGTTTCCTTTTGTGGATCGTTCTATTCTACGCCTCCATCAAGGCCGAAATTGGCGCCGTTTACATTCTGACATCTGGTTTTGCGTTGATTTGGTTGAATTTGGGTACAAGGCGATCGGATCAAGCGAGTGCTTATTCCGTGTTCAATCCGAATTGTGAATCCATCGATGGAACACTCACTGCCGAGCAGTTTGAGCGAGAAATCCGCCATCGCAATGTATCTTCGAGATGA
- the LOC131887746 gene encoding histone-lysine N-methyltransferase EHMT1-like isoform X2 (The sequence of the model RefSeq protein was modified relative to this genomic sequence to represent the inferred CDS: added 37 bases not found in genome assembly): MMGDDIFLAPEITMHEEAGEITIQGHPEELEIDDYEPELPFANGEIPAEISITKVTGTNRATLSAKPRFNVRKDMGNGGNFGGSGSINHFHQNRPPPLIRGGLPPMPRLRMGGPRSTHRPVHQNHNPLLGMLNMMGSQPLPNMRPMNMQSTRPPYPSHHMMGMPQQRNMPRLPQMQMNGNAFLPTQPLPIQQHQQQQQQQQQQQQQQKTMINVPSKAYNNVAAKFVQRGQQAQQSSHHRGAQSSSIRSHGPPPMMRAGTRPQFRPNHPPRSTNSSYTNGVNPKAVQVRTVFVPPPMDRSAHSPHTSLSMNHPNGSNVFQNLYPNSNGSGTTFSGFTRDSQIGDVEDNLAEEEELDDVEPDVNPQTNEVDDVEPDDYQQTDYRHEVTISITSVKKQPNDTREAEPGPCQSSGDPNPQIKKAPRTGPNGRSKKKKKKKKAFRGINYRFDGSSIKKRLAKKPSGSSNKSDDPNDVMVPLNNGSAPTDERDPSVLAYLGIQRKGSTESKSDSVAEPMENRPKAKKSFKPASSRNASMDDASSIDSGTGLKRRLSLSEVLSSQKRIRSDSQQSITIRPGPAGQGSPPGVVKNGINGLDLATNKDLSKDSEEPAVPCVCFCAKSSKELALSLHPSKSSGQTVICQAVEVVGSNRVGCKNPVKNMKYRQVLENGKKFLCCDAHIQRMKSHHCCGFCGEFCAHGLFYMCRPNKRSLPHFFHKQCYMKQEAGNRKCPHCNLGDIPITVQLKLSMTNAPLALLQTVSKMSFVKDKTKKSDLILRGSKEAVTYKMINGKIISSEGLPEGIGEEALKKILGTLEDKQNLKHATRNMFVPVKSGDNVKLVQLLSLGYSPNQQFTEADGGSPLHVAASEGHTLTAHILVQAGTELDTLDDGQNSALMIASIKGKHEVVKYLLQAGADPTLRGDDGMTCLHLATQSGHLECSHVILNQTNLPRNFMNLQDEGGWTPLVWACENKHEPVIKYLLSRGANPLITDAEGNIALHWAALAGSRHTCELLINAGCHVNATNSIGETPLHIALRQDHYECVVLFLMRKARLDIRNQSGQLPQDCMVSKDVQCTSIVNLSTTLQNMMKDCKQSNVERIVCNDLTHAKETNPIQCVNSIDDAKEPEDYVYVSKNCVTNAVPIDTNISKLQHCQCSDTCSSEDSCHCSDLSVKSWYDMEGRLKEGFDFKDPPLIFECNEMCRCNVALCHNRVLQHGITARLQVYRTYGMGWGVKAVAPIQKGSFVCEYVGELISDSEADTREDSYLFDLDNRDDETFCIDANRYGNIARFINHCCTPNLVPVKVFSNHQDLRFPHIALFASRNIAKGEELGFDYGEKFWVIKHKQFTCHCASEKCKYNRNNIQSFLKEYYKKIGEKQPICELPPQPAKAAVKAPSLEAAKDTKEEAPSLPSDQVEAPSRSSYVKNGLDDAFVQVKEELAEDSEIKDEIEGQQATTEEPAPENNKPEVTKKATENVKPEVAKKSEEKRSSSAASNTPTSSLRTRRTRKTEDHSK, from the exons ATGATGGGGGACGACATATTCCTGGCCCCAGAGATCACCATGCACGAAGAGGCTGGTGAAATCACCATACAAGGTCATCCAGAAGAGCTAGAAATAGACGACTATGAACCGGAGTTGCCCTTTGCTAATGGGGAAATTCCAGCCGAGATTTCAATCACCAAAGTAACAGGAACGAACCGAGCTACATTGTCGGCTAAACCGAGGTTCAATGTGAGGAAAGACATGGGAAATGGTGGGAACTTTGGAGGAAGTGGCTCGATCAATCACTTCCATCAGAATCGGCCTCCTCCATTGATCAGGGGTGGTCTGCCCCCTATGCCAAGGCTACGAATGGGTGGGCCTAGATCTACTCATCGCCCTGTGCATCAAAATCATAATCCCCTATTAGGAATGTTGAACATGATGGGAAGTCAACCTCTTCCGAACATGCGTCCCATGAATATGCAGTCCACCAGGCCACCATACCCTTCTCATCATATGATGGGCATGCCTCAACAACGAAACATGCCCAGGCTTCctcaaatgcaaatgaatggAAACGCATTCCTTCCCACACAACCCCTTCCCATacaacagcatcaacaacaacaacaacaacaacaacagcaacaacaacaacagaagACCATGATCAATGTTCCCTCCAAGGCTTATAATAACGTAGCTGCCAAGTTCGTTCAACGAGGGCAACAGGCTCAGCAATCCAGTCATCATAGAGGGGCACAGTCTTCTTCCATTCGAAGTCATGGACCACCACCCATGATGAGAGCTGGTACGAGACCCCAATTTCGGCCAAACCACCCACCGCGTAGCACGAACTCTTCTTATACTAACGGCGTGAACCCAAAAGCTGTTCAAGTTAGAACTGTCTTTGTTCCCCCGCCCATGGACCGATCTGCACATTCTCCTCACACAAGTCTGTCCATGAACCATCCCAACGGGTCCAATGTGTTTCAAAATCTATATCCAAACTCAAATGGTTCTGGGACGACTTTCAGTGGATTCACCCGCGATTCTCAAATCGGTGATGTAGAAGATAACCTCGCGGAAGAAGAGGAGTTAGATGATGTTGAGCCGGACGTGAATCCCCAAACCAATGAAGTGGATGACGTGGAGCCAGACGACTACCAGCAGACCGATTATCGACATGAGGTCACTATCTCAATCACCAGTGTGAAAAAGCAACCAAATGACACTCGAGAAGCTGAGCCTGGTCCGTGTCAAAGCTCTGGCGATCCTAATCCTCAAATCAAGAAAGCTCCTCGTACAGGTCCGAATGGAAggagcaaaaagaagaaaaagaaaaagaaggcctTCAGGGGAATCAACTATAGGTTCGATGGATCCAGCATCAAGAAAAGATTGGCAAAGAAGCCCTCCGGAAGCTCGAACAAATCCGACGATCCCAATGATGTGATGGTTCCTCTGAACAATGGCTCGGCTCCAACTGACGAACGTGATCCATCTGTTTTGGCGTACCTCGGTATCCAGAGGAAAGGATCAACTGAATCTAAATCGGACTCGGTGGCTGAACCAATGGAGAATAGGCCTAAAGCCAAGAAGAGTTTTAAGCCAGCAAGCTCGAG GAATGCCTCCATGGATGATGCTTCCTCCATCGATTCTGGAACTGGTCTCAAACGAAGGCTGTCCCTTTCCGAGGTCCTTAGTTCTCAAAAGCGAATTCGATCCGATTCACAGCAGTCTATTACCATTCGGCCTGGTCCTGCAGGTCAAGGGTCTCCCCCTGGCGTCGTCAAAAACGGCATCAATGGTCTTGACTTGGCCACCAACAAAGACCTCTCCAAGGACAGCGAAGAACCAGCTGTG CCTTGCGTGTGTTTTTGCGCTAAATCGTCAAAGGAGCTTGCACTCTCCTTACATCCGTCCAAGTCCTCTGGTCAAACTGTGATCTGCCAAGCAGTGGAAGTTGTGGGAAGTAATCGAGTAGGGTGTAAGAACCCcgtgaaaaacatgaaatatcgACAAGTTCTCGAGAATGGCAAGAAATTCTTGTGCTGCGATGCCCACATTCAAAGGATGAAATCTCATCATTGCTGTGGATTCTGTGGAGAATTCTGTGCACAC GGCTTGTTCTACATGTGCCGTCCCAACAAGCGATCACTGCCCCATTTCTTCCACAAACAATGCTACATGAAGCAAGAGGCTGGTAACCGCAAATGCCCTCATTGTAATTTGGGGGACATCCCAATCACCGTGCAATTGAAGTTGTCTATGACCAACGCTCCATTGGCCTTGCTCCAAACCGTGTCGAAGATGTCCTTCGTCAAGGATAAGACGAAAAAGTCGGACCTGATTCTCAGAGGCAGCAAAGAAGCCGTGACCTACAAGATGATCAACGGCAAAATCATCTCTTCCGAAGGGTTGCCTGAGGGAATCGGTGAGGAGGCTTTGAAGAAGATCCTTGGCACCCTCGAGGACAAACAAAACCTCAA ACATGCCACGAGGAACATGTTCGTACCTGTAAAATCAGGGGACAACGTCAAACTTGTTCAACTCCTCTCCTTGGGATATTCTCCCAATCAGCAATTCACTGAGGCCGATGGAGGGTCCCCTCTGCACGTGGCTGCCAGCGAAGGTCACACTCTAACAGCACACATCCTCGTTCAAGCGGGCACGGAACTAGACACGCTCGATGACGGACAGAACTCTGCTCTGATGATAGCCAGTATTAAAGGCAAGCACGAAGTGGTGAAATACCTTCTTCAAGCCGGTGCAGATCCCACTCTCCGGGGTGATGACGGGATGACCTGTCTGCATTTAGCCACCCAAAGTGGCCACCTAGAATGCTCCCATGTGATACTCAACCAAACCAATTTGCCTCGCAATTTCATGAATCTCCAAGATGAAGGGGGATGGACTCCGCTTGTTTGGGCTTGCGAAAACAAGCACGAACCTGTCATCAA GTATCTGCTCTCAAGAGGGGCCAACCCTTTGATCACGGATGCTGAAGGGAACATAGCGCTACATTGGGCCGCATTGGCGGGATCCAGACATACTTGCGAATTATTGATCAACGCCGGTTGTCATGTAAACGCCACCAATAGCATTGGCGAAACCCCTCTTCACATTGCTTTACGACAAGACCATTACGAGTGCGTTGTCCTGTTCCTAATGCGGAAAGCCCGATTAGATATTCGCAACCAGAGCGGCCAATTACCACAAGATTGCATGGTCTCTAAAGATGTCCAATGCACTTCCATCGTCAATCTGAGCACCACCCTTCAAAACATGATGAAGGATTGCAAGCAGTCTAATGTGGAACGGATCGTTTGTAATGACCTGACTCACGCCAAAGAAACCAATCCCATCCAATGTGTGAATAGCATAGACGACGCCAAGGAGCCCGAGGATTACGTGTATGTGAGCAAAAATTGTGTCACAAACGCTGTTCCCATTGATACCAACATATCTAAGCTACAA CATTGTCAATGCTCGGACACGTGTTCATCTGAGGACTCTTGTCATTGCTCGGACCTAAGCGTCAAATCTTGGTACGACATGGAAGGTCGCCTCAAGGAGGGATTCGATTTCAAGGATCCCCCACTAATCTTCGAATGCAACGAAATGTGTCGTTGTAACGTGGCTCTCTGTCACAATCGGGTCCTCCAACACGGAATCACGGCCCGTTTACAAGTGTATCGAACCTACGGAATGGGTTGGGGCGTGAAAGCCGTGGCTCCAATTCAAAAGGGTTCCTTCGTTTGTGAATATGTCGGAGAACTGATCTCAGATTCTGAAGCAGACACGAGGGAAGATTCTTACCTCTTTGATCTCGATAATAGG GATGACGAAACATTTTGTATTGATGCCAATCGCTATGGGAACATTGCTCGATTCATTAATCATTGTTGCACACCCAATCTGGTTCCGGTGAAAGTATTTTCCAACCACCAAGACCTGCGGTTCCCTCATATAGCCCTTTTTGCATCTCGCAACATTGCCAAAGGCGAAGAGTTAGG GTTCGATTACGGTGAAAAATTTTGGGTTATCAAGCATAAGCAGTTCACATGTCATTGTGCCAGTGAAAAGTGCAAGTACAATCGCAACAACATCCAGAGCTTTCTGAAAGAGTATTACAAAAAAATTGGTGAGAAGCAACCAATTTGTGAGCTACCTCCTCAACCCGCCAAGGCCGCCGTCAAGGCTCCTTCTTTAGAAGCAGCCAAAGACACCAAGGAGGAGGCTCCCTCATTACCTTCAGACCAAGTTGAGGCTCCGAGTCGATCATCTTACGTCAAAAACGGACTCGACGATGCCTTTGTCCAAGTGAAGGAAgaattggccgaggatagtGAAATAAAAGACGAAATAGAAGGCCAACAAGCAACAACAGAGGAGCCAGCTCCTGAAAATAACAAGCCTGAGGTGACAAAGAAAGCTACCGAAAATGTCAAACCTGAAGTTGCAAAAAAGTCCGAGGAGAAAAGATCGAGTTCTGCCGCTTCTAATACGCCAACGTCTTCTTTGAGAAC